The genomic region AGACCACGGTTTCGATCGGCATGCTGATCGGCGGGGCACTGGTGCTCAATTATGTGGTCACCGTCGAGAACATTCCGGCAAGCCTGAGCGTGCTGCTGACCGAGTGGGATCTCGACCCGATCACCTTCCTGATCTTCGTCAATATCCTTCTGATCCTGCTTGGCTGCGTGCTCGAGGGCACCGCCATCATCCTGATCATCGTGCCGGTGCTGGTGCCTTCGGCCCAGGCGTTGGGTATCGATCTCGTTCACTTCGGAGTCGTGGTCGTCGTCAACGTGATGATCGGGCTGATCACGCCGCCATATGGCATGCTGTTGTTCGTCATGAGTTCGATATCGGGCGCCAAGCTGCGCGACATCATCGCCGACACGCTGCCGTTCCTTGCCGCGCTGATCTTCTCACTTTTGTTGTTCACCTTCGTTCCTGAAACCGTGCTGTGGCTTCCGCGGCTGCTCGGATATCAGGGGTAGTTGCCGGATAGAGTAAATGACCAAACCGATCTTCGTCCTCAACGGACCCAACCTCAACCGCCTGGGCCTGCGCGAGCCTGAAATCTACGGCTCGACCACCCTGGCGCAGGTCGAAGAGCTCTGCCGCACGGCGGCGGGCCATCGGCCGGTGGAGTTCCGGCAGACCAACAGCGAAGAGCGCCTGATCGAATGGGTGCACGAGGCGATTGACGCCGCGGCTGGGATCATCATCAATCCCGCCGCCTTCACCTTCACCTCGCTCGCCCTGTTCGATGCGCTCAAGATGTTCCCCGGGCCGATTTTCGAGTTGCACATCACCAATGTGCACAAGCGCGAGCAGGTCTATCACCATTCGCACGTCTCGCGCGTGGCCACCGCTGTGATGGCGGGGTTCGGGGCGGATGGATATGGCGTGGCGATGGGCGCCATGTGCGCCCGCAAGGACCTGCTGCAATAGCGATGGCTATCGAAACGCTCACCCTTGCCCGGGCTCAAGCCATAGCCGAAGCGGTGATTTCGGCGGCACGCGGGAAGGACTTCCAGCTCGCCCTTGCCGTCGTCGATACCGGTGGCTGGTCCCATTTGCAGATCCGCATGGACGGGGCCTTTCCCGCCGCTATTGACGCTGCGCTTGCCAAGGCGCGGACGGCGGCGCTGTTTCGGCGGCCAAGTTCGGATTTCTCGCGCCGGGTCAAGGAAGGCATGCCTCTCGCCCATCTGCCTCATGTCGTGCCGCTGGGCGGTGGCGTGCTGCTGGAGCGAGATGGGGTGTTGTTCGGCGCCTTGGGCGTCAGTGGGGCCCGAGAGGATACTGAAACCGAACTTGCCGAAGAGATCGCTGTCGGCTTCGCGCAGGGGCTGATCGGCCGCTGAACCTCTTCGCGGCCAGCCGTACTTGATTGCTGAGTGGTGAATTGGACGTTGCGGGCTGAGTTGAACTCAGTGCGCCGGAAACCTATGCCTGGCGCGATCTCAAGGTAAATTTAAATCAGCATATAAAATCAAAAATCTCATATTAAATCTTGCATGACAGATCGTGCCATGTAATCACTTCCATGCGGGTCTGGAGGCCGCTCGGATGGCGAGAGCCGGCCGGTTGCGAGGCGCCGAACCCGAATTGAGGTTTTGGAGGAGACATCGATGATCAGGATGATTGCGCGCCTTGCCGGCGCTTCGGCTCTTTGCATGGCGCTGGCGGGGTTGCCCGCCCAGGCGCAGGAGCCCGAGCAGTATACGACGTTCGAGCGCTACGGGGTTTGCGGCTCGATCGACGAGAGTTGCTACAATCCGTGGAACAACCGCACCGAGGGCGAGGAAGAGCCCTGGAAGGTGCTGATCTACTATCACGTCGCCCCCGGCGTTAACCCGCACGACAATCTCGAAGCCGGTGTCGCGGCGCTGACGGCGCTGTTCGAGGGCGAGGGCTATGAGGTGACCGCGTCCAACGATCCGGCGACCTTCGAAAGCGCTCGCAATATCCGCTCGATGGATACGATCGTCTTCTTTTCGACCGGCCGCGAGGCGCTGACCGATCTCGGCAAGCATCAGCTCATGCTCTATATGCGGGGCGGCGGCGGGTTCGTGGGCATCCACAATGCCTTCGGCACCAGCTATAGCTGGAACTGGTACGAAGGCCTGCTCGGCGGGCAGCTTTTCAACCACGGCCCGCGCCAGCAGGGCACGGTGATCGTGCAATCGGAGAACGACCCCTCGGTGGCCCATATCGAGGAGGGCACCTTCTTCATCGAGGAAGAGTGGTACAACATCTACCCCGATCCGCGGAAACTCTCCGACATCAACATTCTTCTCACCGTCGATGAAGCGACCATGACACAGGGGCAGTCCGATACCCATCCGGGCATGGGCGAGGGGCACCCTGTCTCCTGGTGCCACTATTATGATGGCGGGCGCGCCTGGATGACCGTGCTGGGGCACAGCCACGATATCCTCGAGGACGACAATTTCCTCCAGCATGTCCTGGCCGGCGTCGATGGCGCGATGGGCAAGGGCGACTTCTGCCTTCAATAGCGCAGGCAGCCCGGCGGTCGCTGGGCCGTCGCTCCGTTATCCCTGAATTTCCCCGATCTCCCGCAGTTCCGGTTTGGAATTGCACCGCTTAACGAGGAGGATGAGTATGAAGATCAACCTTTTGGGCGCGAGCCTGTTCGTGCTTGGCGCGCTGGCCGTCTCGGTTCCGGCAACGGCGCAGGTGACCGGTTTCCAGCCGGTAACCGACGAGGATATCCTGGATCCAGCCCCCGAGGACTGGATCCACTGGCGCAACACGCTCGATGGCTGGGGCTATTCCGAGCTCGACCAGATCACCACGGAAAATGTCGCAAATCTCGACTACGCCTGGGGCTGGGTCATGGAGCCGGGCAGCCAGGAAACCACTCCCATCGTGCATGACGGCGTCATGTATCTGGCCAACCCCGGTGCCATCGTTCAGGCGCTCGATGCCACGTCGGGGCAGATGCTGTGGGAATATCGCCGCGAGATGCCCGAGGGCTCGCGCCCCGGTGGGCTCAACCGTGGTCTCGCCATTTATGGCGACAAGATCTACGTGCCCACGCCCGACGCCGCGCTGGTTGCACTCAACGCCGAAACCGGCCAGGTCGAATGGGAGGCCCAGGTTGCGGACTACCAGAACCGCAAGACACTGACTGCCGCTCCGCTGGTTGCCGATGGCAAGGTGTTCGTCGGCTTCCAGGGTTGCAACGTCTTCAGTGAAGAAAAATGCGCCATGGTCGCCTTCGACGCCGAGACGGGCGAGGAACTCTGGCGCACCATCACCATCGAACGTCCCGGCGAAAGCGAAGACACCTGGGAAGGCATCCCCTTTGCCCTGCGTGGGGGCGGAGACATCTGGACCACGGCGAGTTACGACCCGGACGCGGATTTGATCTATATCGGTGTCTCACAGGCCAAGCCCTGGTCGCGTCTCAGCCGTGGCCATGACGGTGACGCGCTTTACACCACCTCCACCCTTGCGCTGAATCCCGACAGCGGCGAGATCGTCTGGCATCGCCAATACATTCCCGGCGAAACCAATGACATGGACGAGTCCTTCGAGCACATCCTGATCGATATCGCGGGCGAGCCTGCCTACGTCAATATGGGCAAGCTCGGCATTTTGTGGCGCGGTAACCGGGAAACCGGCGAACCCTTGCCCGCCTTCGACATCGGGCTGCAGGATCAGATCGACCTCAATGAGGATGGGACGTTCGCGGCCTATCGCGAGGGGGCGATCGGCGAGCTCAACGTGCCTCTGTCGAGCTGCCCGAGTGCGACGGGGTTCAGGAGCTGGCGCGCCATGGCCTTCAGCCCCGAGACCCGCGCGGTCTACGTGCCCATGGCCATCAATTGCGATGACGGCATCGTCTATACCGAAGTGGAAATGGTCGAAGGCGGTGGGGGTAATGGCCGTGGCGGCACCAACCGCGTCAACCATCCCGACGATCCGGACAATTCTGGCCGCATTCTGGCCATGAATGTCGATACCGGCGACATCATGTGGGAATTCCCGATGCGGACCACCGCCAATTCGGCCACGCTGGCAACGGCTGGCGGCGTGGTGTTCGGCGGCGACTGGGCGCGCAATTTCTACGCCTTCGACGCCGAAGACGGCGAAGTGCTGTGGGAAGTGACGCTGCCCCAGGCTGCCCAGGGCTACCCGATCACCTATGCGGTCGACGGCCGCCAATATGTGGCGATCCCCATCGGTGTGGGTGGCGCCACCTGGTCCACCAGCGTGCCCGAGGCGCTGGCGCCCGAGGTCCGTCGCCCCTCAGGCGGCAACATGATGATGGTCTTTGCTCTCCCCGAAGACGTCTGATCGACAGGGGCCGGATACGTCATCCGGCCCCTCACTCAATAAACGAGGCGGCGCGATGACCAGTTTTCAGTCGATGGTGCTTCGCGGTCTTTTGGCCATCGGGTTCTGCATTCCGGCCGGCGGTCATGCGGTCGCGCAAGTGCCGTTCGTGCCGCCGGAATTCTACAATTCCATTCGCCCCGATTTCGGCAATCGGCTGCCGCTTTGCATATTGCCCGAAAGCGCGACGGCGCCGCAGGATCGTGAGGCGGCCCACGAGATCGCGCAGATGCTGCTGCTCGAGCCCGAGATCGTCGAGATCGACGCCGACATGGGCATGCTCGACGAGCTGGGCATCTGGCCCGTCATATTCGAAGAGCTTGCCCAGTCCTGTCTCGGGGTCATGGGCGTCCAGATCATTCCGGGGGAGGTGACGCCCGACTGGATGACGCTATCGCGCCCCTATTTCGAAGCGCCTTACGTTCTCATCTCCACCGATCCGGACGTCGAGTCGCTGGCTGATCTGCCAGAAGGGGCGCGACTTGGCGTGCCGCTGTTTACCCCGATCGATGCCGAAGTGATGATGACTATCGAGTCCGGCGCCTTGGGTGGCGTGCGCCGGCTCCCCTATGACCGGCCCGGACTCATGGCCTCGCTGATGCGTGATGGCGAGCTTGATGCGGCGATCGTTTGGGCGCCACATCTGGAGCAACCTTCGCTGCAGCCGCTTGATTTTTTCAAAGGGCAGGGAAGTGTCGCGCCATTGCGTCAGGACACGCGAGCGGTCGCCGTGCTGATGCGCGAGCAGGACCAGATGCTGCGCGCCATGATCGATCAGGCGATCGGAGCGCTCGGGGTGGGCGCCGAACGTTAATCGTCGAGGGAAACGGCAACGCTCCACGGACCGAGGATCTGCGCTTGGACATTTCCTGTCGCCCAGATGCGGCGGCCCGCGTCGAAGCCATTCCCCTCGTGCGGGTCGGGCCCCAGATTGGCCAGTAGCCGAAGCTCGCTCCCATCGGCCAGGCGCCAGCGGGCGTCGATCGTCGTGTCGCCGATCCGCTCGGCCTTGCCGGCATGTCCACCGATGCCAACGAGCCTTGGGACGATTTCGCGGCGGCGGGTTTCGATCAGGCCGCGATAAAAATCCAGCCATTCGGCGTGCGGTTCTCGCGCAATCTCCGACCAGTCGAGGCAGGAACGCTCGAACGTCGATACGGCAAACGGATCGGGCGCCTGAGCGTCCATGTTCCAGGTGGCCAGGAACTCCTCGCGCGAACGGCGCACGGGATCGCGCAGATCCTCGCCAAGATCGGAGAAATAGAAGAACCGCGTGCTCGCCGCCCATTCCTCACCCATGAACAGCATGGGGATGGTGGGGCTTAGAAACACCAGCGTGGCCATGGCGCGCACCTGCTCGGGGGGCAGGAAGTGGGTGATGCGCGTGCCGTCGGGCCGGTTGCCGATCTGGTCGTGATTCTGCACGAAGGCGATAAATGCTGTGGGCGGGAGATGTCCGCTCGGCTCCCCCGGCTTCTTGCCTCCGCTCGCCTCGTCCTGCTGAAAGGCAAAACCTTCGCTCAGAGCCTTGGTCAGCATGTCGAACGGCTCGGTGATCTTTTCGTAAAAGCCGCCCTTTTCGCCGCTGACCGCGACATGGAGCGAATGGTGGATATCGTCGTCCCATTGGGCGTCATAGGGGGCTTCGGTCTGCGCCTTATCGAGCCAGCGTGCCTCGTTATGGCTGTTTTCGAGGATCAGGTGGACCTGGCGACCGTCTCCCAGACGTTCCTTGACCGTGGCGCTCAGCTCGGCCAGCAGATGGGTTTCGCTCTCATCGGGAATCTCATGGACGGCATCGAGGCGAAGCCCGTCGCAATGAAAGGTTTCCAGCCAATACAAGGCGTTTTCGATGATGAACCGGCGCACCGGGCCGCTGTTGTCGTCATCGAAATTGAGCGGCGTGCCGTATTCGCCCTCATGGCGGCGGGACAATAGCGGCATGAACCTGGGCATCAGGTTCCCCTCCGGCCCGAAGTGATTGTAGACCACGTCGAGATAGACCATCAGGGCGCGGGCGTGGGCGGCATCGACGAGTGCCTTGAAGTCGTCGGGCGTGCCATAGGCCGAATGGGGCGCATAGAGGCAGACGCCGTCATATCCCCATCCTCGATTTCCGGGAAAGGCATGAAGGGGCATGATTTCGACGGCAGTGACCCCCAGCGCAGCCAGGGCATCGAGCCTGTCGATGGCGGCGCGGAAGGTGCCTTCGGCCGTGAAGGTGCCGACATGGAGTTCATAAATGACGGCTTCCTCCCAGCGCCGGCCGGTCCATTCGCCGTCGGTCCAACCGAACTCGGGAGCGCATATCACGCTCGGGCTCAATACCCCGTGTGGCTGGAAGCGTGAAGCAGGATCGGAAACTTCGGTGCCGTCGGGGAGCACGAAGAGATAGCGCGTGCCGGCACCAACGCCCTCGACACGAATCTCGAACCAGCCCTCGGCATGGCGCTCCATGGCAATGAGGCGTTCGGGCTCATACAGCTTCAGCGTGACGGTTTCGACGAGCGAAGCCCACAGGCGAAACACCGTGCCGCGACCGTCGAGAACAGGGCCGAATGCGTATCGAATGCTGGTGGCGGAGCTGCCGTGCAATTTCGCTAACCTTGAGTGGCGGGTGTCCCGTGGCCTGCAAACATCCCTGAGGACAGCAGGTTGCGTCAACCAACGCAGGTTGACGATTTTGACTCGGGGAACAGGGCGCGCCGCCAGCGCATTGGCCAGGGACAATCGAAAGGATCTGACCATGGTCATACAGCCCGAACAGCCTAAGCCGCCCCTGGGCGAGCCTCCGCCTCCCGCGCCTCATCCCCGGCCGCCCCAGCCCGAAAAGCAGCCACCGCCGGTCGAGCCCGAAAACGACGTGCCGCCCACCCCGCCCGCGCCCGATCCGGACGTTCAGTTTCCCGATCCCCCTCTGGAACGATAGGAGCATGCCATGACGCGCCCGCCCATGGAGCCGCAGCCCGATATTGCCGATCCCTCGCGCAAGGGACCGGTTCCGCCCATGCGCAACCCCGCCGATCCTCCGCGTCCTACGCCTCCCGACTCGCCGGTGCCCGATCCCGACGATCCGACCGGCAACCCCGATCCCGGCCCGGAGCGTGCGCCAGGACAAACCCCGTTCCCGGATCACGAGCCCGATCGGTGATCGGGGACTATGCTGGCGTGCACTGGCTGGGCAGAATGGTCTCGAGCGCGCCTTCGGACGGCTCGAGGTTCCCTTCCATGATCGCCAGCGGCCGAAACGGCGGGGTGGCCTGGAGCACCGGCTGGGCCAGCTTGAGCGTATAGCAGCCCGCAAACGTCTCGCTTGCGCCATTCCGGTCGGTCGCTTCGATGGCGACGGGGATGGAGTAATAAACGGTTCCGGCGGCGCCCTCGGTGATCTCCGGCCCGACGAGAAGCTGGACGTTGTCGGTGTTCCGGTAGCCCTCTGCGAAGGCTTCGAAATCCTGGGCCAGGGCCTCCTCATCGAGTGCAGCGTCGTGGTCGAAATAGGACCAGGCGCGGAGATATTCGGACCGGTTGATGGCGTTATAGAGCGATTCAACGACCGCCGCCGCGGTCGAGCGGTCGTCGTAATAGGGATTTTCCGGCAGCGCCTCGCCTTCATCAAGCGTGCTTTCAGGGACGAGCGGATCCTGGGTCACCACCTCGGGCGCTTCCGGCAGGTCAGGCTCCTGCGCTGCAAGCGGAAGGACGACGAGGAAAGCGGTGAAAAGCGATGCGGGGAAAACGTGCATGAAAATCTCCTTTTCCCCCTAACGATCCGGCAGCCCGCTTGTTTCCTGCGAACTGAACGGCCACGAGCAACGAGGAGAAGGAGAATGGTGCTGCTGGACAGGATTGAACTGTCGGCCTCTCCCTTACCAAGGGA from Pelagibacterium sp. 26DY04 harbors:
- a CDS encoding type II 3-dehydroquinate dehydratase, giving the protein MTKPIFVLNGPNLNRLGLREPEIYGSTTLAQVEELCRTAAGHRPVEFRQTNSEERLIEWVHEAIDAAAGIIINPAAFTFTSLALFDALKMFPGPIFELHITNVHKREQVYHHSHVSRVATAVMAGFGADGYGVAMGAMCARKDLLQ
- a CDS encoding heme-binding protein yields the protein MAIETLTLARAQAIAEAVISAARGKDFQLALAVVDTGGWSHLQIRMDGAFPAAIDAALAKARTAALFRRPSSDFSRRVKEGMPLAHLPHVVPLGGGVLLERDGVLFGALGVSGAREDTETELAEEIAVGFAQGLIGR
- a CDS encoding ThuA domain-containing protein, yielding MIRMIARLAGASALCMALAGLPAQAQEPEQYTTFERYGVCGSIDESCYNPWNNRTEGEEEPWKVLIYYHVAPGVNPHDNLEAGVAALTALFEGEGYEVTASNDPATFESARNIRSMDTIVFFSTGREALTDLGKHQLMLYMRGGGGFVGIHNAFGTSYSWNWYEGLLGGQLFNHGPRQQGTVIVQSENDPSVAHIEEGTFFIEEEWYNIYPDPRKLSDINILLTVDEATMTQGQSDTHPGMGEGHPVSWCHYYDGGRAWMTVLGHSHDILEDDNFLQHVLAGVDGAMGKGDFCLQ
- a CDS encoding PQQ-binding-like beta-propeller repeat protein → MKINLLGASLFVLGALAVSVPATAQVTGFQPVTDEDILDPAPEDWIHWRNTLDGWGYSELDQITTENVANLDYAWGWVMEPGSQETTPIVHDGVMYLANPGAIVQALDATSGQMLWEYRREMPEGSRPGGLNRGLAIYGDKIYVPTPDAALVALNAETGQVEWEAQVADYQNRKTLTAAPLVADGKVFVGFQGCNVFSEEKCAMVAFDAETGEELWRTITIERPGESEDTWEGIPFALRGGGDIWTTASYDPDADLIYIGVSQAKPWSRLSRGHDGDALYTTSTLALNPDSGEIVWHRQYIPGETNDMDESFEHILIDIAGEPAYVNMGKLGILWRGNRETGEPLPAFDIGLQDQIDLNEDGTFAAYREGAIGELNVPLSSCPSATGFRSWRAMAFSPETRAVYVPMAINCDDGIVYTEVEMVEGGGGNGRGGTNRVNHPDDPDNSGRILAMNVDTGDIMWEFPMRTTANSATLATAGGVVFGGDWARNFYAFDAEDGEVLWEVTLPQAAQGYPITYAVDGRQYVAIPIGVGGATWSTSVPEALAPEVRRPSGGNMMMVFALPEDV
- the treZ gene encoding malto-oligosyltrehalose trehalohydrolase; translated protein: MHGSSATSIRYAFGPVLDGRGTVFRLWASLVETVTLKLYEPERLIAMERHAEGWFEIRVEGVGAGTRYLFVLPDGTEVSDPASRFQPHGVLSPSVICAPEFGWTDGEWTGRRWEEAVIYELHVGTFTAEGTFRAAIDRLDALAALGVTAVEIMPLHAFPGNRGWGYDGVCLYAPHSAYGTPDDFKALVDAAHARALMVYLDVVYNHFGPEGNLMPRFMPLLSRRHEGEYGTPLNFDDDNSGPVRRFIIENALYWLETFHCDGLRLDAVHEIPDESETHLLAELSATVKERLGDGRQVHLILENSHNEARWLDKAQTEAPYDAQWDDDIHHSLHVAVSGEKGGFYEKITEPFDMLTKALSEGFAFQQDEASGGKKPGEPSGHLPPTAFIAFVQNHDQIGNRPDGTRITHFLPPEQVRAMATLVFLSPTIPMLFMGEEWAASTRFFYFSDLGEDLRDPVRRSREEFLATWNMDAQAPDPFAVSTFERSCLDWSEIAREPHAEWLDFYRGLIETRRREIVPRLVGIGGHAGKAERIGDTTIDARWRLADGSELRLLANLGPDPHEGNGFDAGRRIWATGNVQAQILGPWSVAVSLDD